One Curtobacterium sp. MCLR17_032 genomic window carries:
- the recN gene encoding DNA repair protein RecN yields the protein MIEEIRISDLGVIGDATLELGPGFTVVTGETGAGKTMIVTALGLLLGARADAGSVRRGAPNAVVEGRWDLPDHAAVAERVEDAGGTVEDGELILTRTVSAEGRSRATVGGRTAPVAVLGELADQLVTVHGQSDQIRLTSAAAQRAALDGFGGAAVEKALAKYVAVYDAWQQHTGDLETLTRDRDERLAEAARLREASAEIEAADPQPGEDTELAERAERLGNLEDLRLSAGLAHEAVSSESLDGPDVIGLVESARRAIERVASVDPALQPVLEQLTELGIQASEASASLSSYIGSLEPEAGHDLELINERRALLAGLTRKYGESVEDVIAAGQRASDRLLELDGDDDRIVQLQQSVESDRAALEAAGAALTKVRTKAATELAKRVTAELKSLAMAGATLVVEVTDAGEFRRHGRDQVAILLQPHSGTDPRPIGKGASGGELSRVMLAIEVVMAGSTTVPTFVFDEVDAGVGGAAAIEIGRRLAALAERTQVIVVTHLAQVAAFANNHLNVVKDASGAVTSSSVRRLEGDDRLQEMARLLSGLGDSASGMEHARELLEVAGRSA from the coding sequence GTGATCGAGGAAATCCGCATCTCCGACCTCGGCGTGATCGGCGACGCCACGCTCGAGCTCGGCCCCGGCTTCACCGTCGTGACGGGTGAGACGGGCGCCGGCAAGACGATGATCGTCACCGCGCTCGGCCTGCTCCTCGGGGCCCGTGCGGACGCCGGTTCGGTCCGCCGCGGTGCACCGAACGCCGTCGTCGAGGGTCGCTGGGACCTGCCCGACCACGCGGCCGTCGCCGAGCGGGTCGAGGACGCCGGTGGCACGGTCGAGGACGGCGAACTCATCCTGACGCGCACGGTCTCGGCCGAGGGCCGCAGCCGTGCCACGGTGGGCGGCCGGACCGCTCCGGTCGCGGTGCTCGGCGAACTCGCCGACCAGCTCGTCACCGTGCACGGGCAGTCCGACCAGATCCGCCTGACCTCGGCGGCCGCGCAGCGTGCCGCCCTCGACGGGTTCGGCGGCGCAGCGGTCGAGAAGGCGCTGGCGAAGTACGTCGCCGTGTACGACGCCTGGCAGCAGCACACGGGCGACCTCGAGACGCTGACCCGTGACCGCGACGAGCGGCTCGCCGAGGCTGCGCGCCTCCGCGAAGCCTCCGCCGAGATCGAGGCCGCCGACCCGCAGCCGGGCGAGGACACCGAGCTCGCCGAACGTGCGGAGCGGTTGGGGAACCTCGAGGACCTCCGACTGTCCGCCGGCCTGGCGCACGAGGCCGTGTCGAGTGAGTCGCTCGACGGTCCGGACGTGATCGGCCTGGTCGAGTCGGCCCGGCGCGCGATCGAACGCGTCGCGAGCGTCGACCCGGCGCTGCAGCCGGTGCTGGAGCAGCTGACCGAGCTGGGCATCCAGGCGAGCGAGGCCTCGGCGTCGCTGTCGAGCTACATCGGCTCGCTCGAACCCGAGGCCGGCCACGACCTCGAGCTCATCAACGAACGTCGGGCACTGCTCGCCGGCCTGACCCGGAAGTACGGCGAGAGCGTCGAGGACGTCATCGCGGCCGGGCAGCGTGCCTCCGACCGGCTCCTCGAGCTGGACGGCGACGACGACCGCATCGTGCAGCTGCAGCAGTCGGTCGAGTCCGACCGGGCAGCGCTCGAGGCCGCCGGCGCCGCCCTGACCAAGGTGCGGACGAAGGCGGCGACGGAACTGGCCAAGCGGGTCACCGCCGAGCTGAAGAGCCTGGCGATGGCCGGTGCGACCCTGGTGGTCGAAGTCACCGACGCCGGCGAGTTCCGTCGCCACGGGCGTGACCAGGTCGCGATCCTGCTGCAGCCGCACTCGGGCACCGACCCGCGGCCGATCGGCAAGGGTGCGTCCGGTGGGGAGCTCTCGCGTGTGATGCTCGCGATCGAGGTCGTGATGGCCGGCAGCACCACCGTCCCGACCTTCGTCTTCGACGAGGTCGACGCGGGTGTCGGCGGCGCGGCCGCGATCGAGATCGGCCGACGTCTCGCGGCGCTCGCCGAACGGACCCAGGTCATCGTGGTCACGCACCTGGCGCAGGTGGCCGCGTTCGCGAACAACCACCTCAACGTCGTCAAGGACGCCAGCGGCGCGGTGACCTCGTCGAGCGTCCGCCGCCTCGAGGGCGACGACCGCCTGCAGGAGATGGCACGGCTGCTCTCCGGCCTCGGCGACAGCGCCAGCGGCATGGAGCACGCACGCGAACTGCTCGAGGTCGCCGGCCGCTCCGCCTGA
- a CDS encoding NAD kinase — translation MSDERHILLVSHTGRRDSIDAAVEVCDILHDAGLTPVMPFDEYADIRRAEASVGQVDILGVDVRPDEIEIVIVLGGDGTILRAAELARGTKAPIVGVNLGHVGFLAESERDGLAETVERALTGEYKVEERVALQVDVVVGNEIVYSSWALNEATVEKASRERMLEVVTEVDGRPLSSFGCDGVVFSTPTGSTAYSFSGGGPVVWPDVDAILMVPLSAHALFSRPIVVGPDRVLAVEVLRRTSGVGVLWCDGRRTHDLPPGARVEVRRSPEPVRVARIKDAAFADRLVAKFRLPVAGWRGPQRDDEDV, via the coding sequence ATGAGCGACGAACGACACATCCTGCTGGTCTCGCACACCGGACGGCGCGACTCGATCGACGCCGCGGTCGAGGTGTGCGACATCCTGCACGACGCCGGTCTGACCCCGGTGATGCCCTTCGACGAGTACGCCGACATCCGCCGCGCCGAAGCGTCGGTCGGTCAGGTCGACATCCTCGGCGTCGACGTGCGCCCGGACGAGATCGAGATCGTCATCGTCCTCGGCGGGGACGGCACGATCCTCCGTGCAGCCGAACTGGCACGGGGCACGAAGGCGCCGATAGTCGGCGTCAACCTGGGGCACGTCGGGTTCCTCGCCGAGAGCGAGCGCGACGGCCTGGCCGAGACGGTCGAGCGCGCCCTGACCGGCGAGTACAAGGTCGAGGAGCGCGTCGCCCTGCAGGTCGACGTGGTCGTCGGCAACGAGATCGTCTACTCCAGCTGGGCGCTCAACGAGGCGACGGTGGAGAAGGCCTCCCGCGAGCGCATGCTCGAGGTCGTCACCGAGGTCGACGGCCGTCCGCTGTCGTCCTTCGGGTGCGACGGTGTCGTGTTCTCGACCCCGACCGGGTCGACCGCCTACTCCTTCTCCGGCGGCGGCCCCGTGGTGTGGCCGGACGTCGACGCGATCCTGATGGTGCCGCTGAGCGCCCACGCCCTGTTCTCCCGACCGATCGTGGTCGGCCCGGACCGGGTCCTGGCCGTCGAGGTTCTCCGGCGCACGAGCGGTGTGGGCGTCCTGTGGTGCGACGGGCGTCGGACGCACGACCTGCCTCCCGGAGCCCGCGTCGAGGTGCGCCGTTCGCCGGAGCCGGTGCGGGTCGCCCGGATCAAGGACGCCGCGTTCGCCGATCGCCTGGTCGCCAAGTTCCGGCTGCCGGTGGCGGGCTGGCGCGGGCCCCAGCGTGACGACGAGGACGTGTGA
- a CDS encoding TlyA family RNA methyltransferase, protein MRLDAAIPARGLARSRTAAAALILAGRVTIDGVPVVKASTPVTASSHIVVDAEDEWVSRAALKLVGALDAFGVDPRGRTVLDVGASTGGFTQVLLARGASRVIALDVGHGQLAPAIAIDDRVAVVEGVNARNLTRDDYLALDPAAERTSLVVGDLSFISLRMVLPALVEAVPADEFVLLVKPQFEVGRTGIREGIVRSASLRQDALMNVLWAAWDLGLGTAGVAASPIVGTHGNHEYLARLQRGAGENPTEWILRATELAEGAP, encoded by the coding sequence ATGCGCCTCGACGCCGCGATCCCCGCACGTGGTCTCGCTCGCTCCCGGACCGCCGCGGCCGCCCTCATCCTGGCCGGCCGTGTCACGATCGACGGGGTCCCGGTCGTCAAGGCCTCGACCCCGGTCACCGCCTCCTCGCACATCGTGGTGGACGCCGAGGACGAGTGGGTCTCCCGCGCCGCGCTGAAGCTCGTCGGCGCGCTCGACGCGTTCGGAGTCGACCCACGTGGCCGGACGGTCCTGGACGTCGGAGCCTCGACGGGTGGATTCACCCAAGTGCTGCTCGCACGTGGCGCCTCGCGGGTGATCGCCCTCGACGTGGGCCACGGTCAGCTCGCTCCGGCGATCGCGATCGACGACCGGGTCGCCGTCGTCGAGGGGGTCAACGCCCGGAACCTCACGCGCGACGACTACCTGGCCCTCGACCCCGCTGCCGAGCGCACCAGCCTGGTGGTGGGGGACCTGTCGTTCATCAGCCTCCGCATGGTGTTGCCCGCCCTGGTCGAGGCGGTACCGGCCGACGAGTTCGTCCTGCTGGTGAAGCCGCAGTTCGAGGTCGGCCGGACCGGCATCCGCGAGGGCATCGTCCGTAGTGCGTCGTTGCGGCAGGACGCGCTCATGAACGTCCTCTGGGCCGCCTGGGACCTGGGCCTCGGAACGGCGGGCGTGGCGGCGTCCCCGATCGTCGGGACGCACGGCAACCACGAGTACCTCGCGCGTCTCCAGCGAGGTGCCGGGGAGAACCCGACAGAATGGATCCTCCGGGCGACGGAACTGGCGGAGGGAGCTCCATGA
- a CDS encoding HAD-IIA family hydrolase — protein MTDLDGVVYRGRNAIPHAVEALNQAATSARVGYITNNASRRPMDVAEHLEQYGLEVTADDVVTSSQAGARLLATLVPEGSTVLVIGGLGLTTIVEQAGFVVTDSADDHPAAVIQGFSPDLGWKQLAEASFALADASVPWVATNMDWSIPVERGIAPGNGTLVAAVHQAVSRMPVVAGKPERPIFEAALARFGGERPLFIGDRLDTDIKGANDAGIPSVLVLTGIDQPKQVLAADQRSRPTYVLKDLRGLHEPYPDTIRSEDPDGTRRVTVGESIVSMRGHVVRAEHVGSDEMDLLRAGATAIWDSGLAIYGLDVDPALYGGE, from the coding sequence ATGACCGACCTCGACGGTGTCGTCTACCGGGGACGGAACGCCATCCCACACGCCGTGGAGGCCCTCAACCAGGCCGCCACGTCGGCCCGCGTCGGCTACATCACCAACAACGCCTCGCGGCGTCCGATGGACGTCGCCGAACACCTCGAGCAGTACGGGCTCGAGGTGACCGCCGACGACGTCGTCACCTCCTCTCAGGCGGGGGCTCGGCTGCTCGCGACCCTCGTTCCGGAAGGATCGACCGTCCTCGTGATCGGCGGACTCGGACTGACGACGATCGTCGAGCAGGCCGGGTTCGTGGTGACCGACAGCGCGGACGACCACCCGGCAGCGGTCATCCAAGGGTTCTCGCCGGACCTGGGGTGGAAGCAGCTCGCCGAAGCCTCCTTCGCGTTGGCGGATGCCTCCGTACCGTGGGTGGCCACGAACATGGACTGGTCGATCCCGGTGGAGCGTGGCATCGCTCCGGGGAACGGGACCCTCGTGGCAGCGGTGCACCAGGCGGTGAGCCGGATGCCGGTCGTGGCCGGGAAGCCCGAGCGACCGATCTTCGAAGCGGCCCTGGCACGGTTCGGTGGCGAGCGTCCGCTGTTCATCGGGGACCGTCTGGACACGGACATCAAGGGCGCGAACGACGCCGGCATCCCGAGCGTGCTCGTGCTGACCGGCATCGACCAGCCGAAGCAGGTGCTGGCGGCTGACCAGCGCTCGCGGCCGACCTACGTGCTCAAGGACCTCCGCGGACTGCACGAGCCCTACCCGGACACCATCCGCAGCGAAGACCCGGACGGCACGCGTCGCGTGACCGTCGGGGAGTCGATCGTCTCGATGCGCGGACACGTCGTCCGAGCCGAGCACGTCGGGTCGGACGAGATGGACTTGCTGCGCGCCGGTGCGACCGCGATCTGGGACTCCGGCCTGGCCATCTACGGCCTCGACGTGGACCCGGCGCTGTACGGCGGCGAGTAG